One window of Sulfurospirillum sp. 1612 genomic DNA carries:
- the ruvC gene encoding crossover junction endodeoxyribonuclease RuvC — protein sequence MIIMGIDPGTRNCGYAILNKEKTSTNLIEAGLIKIKEKILQHQIIELVEGLDIIFKNHKIDAVVIEDIFYAYNPQTVLKLAQFRGALSLKILQEFGNFHEFTPLQVKKAVTGNGKASKEQVAFMVKRILGIKKEIKPLDITDAIAIALTYSNSIRV from the coding sequence ATGATTATAATGGGCATCGATCCGGGGACAAGAAATTGTGGCTATGCCATTTTAAACAAAGAAAAAACAAGTACCAATTTGATAGAGGCAGGACTGATAAAAATAAAAGAAAAGATTTTACAACACCAAATTATTGAGTTAGTAGAAGGCTTGGATATTATCTTTAAAAACCATAAAATAGATGCCGTTGTGATTGAAGATATTTTTTATGCGTATAACCCACAAACAGTGCTCAAACTCGCGCAATTTAGGGGTGCATTGAGCTTAAAAATCCTCCAGGAATTTGGAAATTTTCACGAATTTACTCCCTTACAAGTGAAAAAAGCAGTCACCGGCAATGGAAAGGCTTCAAAAGAGCAAGTGGCTTTTATGGTCAAACGTATCTTAGGTATTAAAAAAGAGATAAAACCACTTGATATCACGGATGCTATTGCCATAGCACTAACCTATTCTAACAGTATTAGAGTTTAG